A region from the Hydrogenimonas sp. genome encodes:
- a CDS encoding cardiolipin synthetase: MDMQLIFNYTLLVGGEILAIVALLHMIATRRSPSSMIAWMLAIFIFPYIAVPFYFLFGHRKLIKRYQKFRFSLKPIESGTAAGRHPVERLLETDGIPPATDDNSFTLIDSPSKVYEALEESIQKAEKSIEICVYQFTIDKTTKPLVELLCEKASAGVRVRLLLDSIGSLGLYLFPAPLDRLKKSGAEIAFFMPFLKLPLRNFINLRNHRKIFIFDGIETYTGGMNLSEKYFAKDESLPLYRDFLCRIEGKATHFYAQIFAMDWAFATNSVPTLPKPPSGEFGSASVQVIPSGPDTPSEALVEALLSLIYSASSQIRIVTPYFVLNEDFMQALIIALHRGVDVTVIVPEHSDHAISDIGRGSYLRELHSDGGKILLYRGKILHAKAILFDRSCASIGSVNFDNRSLFYNFEATGFIYSEEEILSIEEWMEKIMKNCIPYSPPRSVVKRHTENFMRILSPLV, translated from the coding sequence ATGGATATGCAGCTTATCTTTAACTACACCCTTCTCGTCGGAGGAGAAATTCTGGCGATTGTAGCACTGCTGCACATGATCGCCACGAGACGCTCCCCGAGCAGCATGATAGCCTGGATGCTCGCCATTTTCATATTTCCATACATTGCAGTACCCTTCTACTTCCTCTTCGGCCACAGAAAACTGATAAAACGGTATCAGAAGTTCCGTTTCTCTCTAAAGCCTATAGAGAGCGGCACCGCGGCCGGCAGGCACCCTGTGGAGAGGCTGCTGGAGACCGACGGAATCCCTCCTGCGACCGACGATAACTCGTTTACCCTGATAGACTCCCCCTCAAAAGTCTACGAGGCCCTGGAGGAGTCCATACAGAAAGCCGAAAAGAGCATAGAAATATGCGTCTACCAGTTTACAATCGATAAGACTACGAAACCTCTTGTCGAGCTACTTTGCGAAAAAGCCTCTGCCGGTGTCAGGGTCCGCCTTCTTCTGGATTCGATCGGTTCACTTGGGCTCTACCTCTTTCCCGCCCCTCTGGATCGACTCAAAAAGAGCGGGGCGGAGATAGCCTTTTTCATGCCCTTTCTAAAACTCCCGTTGAGAAACTTCATCAATCTGAGAAACCATAGAAAGATCTTCATTTTCGACGGAATAGAGACCTACACGGGAGGTATGAACCTTTCAGAAAAGTACTTCGCAAAAGATGAGAGCCTACCCCTCTACAGAGATTTTCTGTGCCGCATCGAAGGCAAGGCGACACACTTCTACGCGCAGATCTTCGCAATGGACTGGGCATTCGCGACAAATAGCGTTCCGACCCTTCCGAAACCTCCATCCGGAGAGTTCGGTTCCGCCTCCGTACAGGTGATACCATCGGGACCCGATACCCCCTCGGAAGCGCTCGTCGAAGCGCTTCTGAGCCTCATCTACTCCGCATCTTCACAGATCAGGATCGTAACTCCATACTTCGTTTTGAACGAAGATTTCATGCAGGCGCTTATCATAGCTCTCCATAGGGGTGTGGATGTCACCGTAATCGTACCGGAACACTCCGACCATGCAATCTCCGACATCGGACGCGGAAGTTATTTGAGGGAGCTTCACTCAGACGGCGGAAAGATACTGCTCTACAGGGGGAAGATACTGCACGCGAAAGCGATCCTCTTCGACAGAAGCTGCGCAAGCATAGGATCAGTAAACTTCGACAACAGGAGTCTTTTCTACAACTTCGAGGCTACCGGATTCATCTACTCCGAAGAGGAGATTCTCAGCATAGAGGAGTGGATGGAGAAGATTATGAAAAACTGCATCCCCTACTCGCCGCCGCGGAGTGTCGTCAAGAGGCACACGGAGAACTTTATGAGAATTCTCTCGCCGCTGGTATAA
- a CDS encoding octaprenyl diphosphate synthase, with protein sequence MQNFEAYLRANLPKAPSFHPTFDKALGAMLEAGGKRFRPQLLLAVVDAYTPLLRESAYPAAMALEMLHTYSLVHDDLPVMDNADLRRGEPTLHKRYDEVTAVLVGDALNTHSFYLIADAPLHNDVKVALIKELAYSGGIGGMVLGQAIDCYFEGEKLSTEQVDFLHEYKTGRLIAASLKMGAIIAGLDKRMQDELFRFGLDLGLLFQIQDDIIDATSSSEDAGKTTGNDEDKNSYINHFGLEGSVQRAERLAESVAQTLEGFDEPLRSELEPILKNYLYRHRRK encoded by the coding sequence ATGCAGAACTTCGAAGCCTATCTGAGGGCCAATCTTCCCAAAGCTCCAAGTTTCCATCCCACTTTCGACAAGGCGCTGGGGGCTATGCTCGAGGCCGGCGGAAAGAGGTTCAGGCCGCAGCTTCTGCTGGCCGTCGTAGATGCCTATACACCTCTGTTGAGAGAGAGTGCTTATCCGGCGGCAATGGCACTGGAGATGCTGCACACCTATTCGCTTGTGCACGACGACCTGCCGGTTATGGACAATGCCGATCTTCGCCGCGGCGAACCTACGCTTCACAAGCGCTACGACGAGGTGACCGCGGTGCTGGTTGGAGATGCCCTGAACACCCATTCATTTTACCTTATCGCCGACGCACCTCTGCACAACGATGTCAAAGTCGCCCTCATCAAGGAGCTTGCCTACAGCGGCGGAATAGGCGGCATGGTTCTCGGGCAGGCGATAGACTGCTATTTCGAGGGAGAGAAGCTGAGTACCGAGCAGGTTGACTTTCTGCATGAGTACAAGACCGGCAGGCTTATCGCCGCAAGCCTCAAAATGGGTGCGATCATAGCGGGGCTCGACAAGAGGATGCAGGATGAGCTTTTCAGATTCGGGCTCGATCTGGGTCTGCTCTTTCAGATACAGGACGACATCATAGATGCCACCAGCAGCTCCGAGGATGCGGGAAAGACAACCGGCAACGACGAGGATAAAAACAGCTATATAAACCACTTCGGTCTCGAAGGCTCCGTGCAGCGTGCGGAGAGACTGGCCGAGAGTGTGGCGCAGACGCTGGAGGGCTTTGACGAACCGCTCAGATCCGAGCTGGAGCCGATATTGAAAAACTACCTCTACAGGCACAGGCGGAAGTGA
- a CDS encoding protein ytfJ precursor, with translation MRSLKLLLTAFLISIPVFALEVGEPLPSLELSGKDGGRVDGTPFKSDLLRGKVTVIFYVDPDKKDLNEPFVERLKARKFDRSRYRSVAVINMEATWMPNFAIAAALKSKQKRYPDTIYVKDMVKKGVEVWQMADGDANIAVIDPKGTVIYARSGKIPEEEFETILSIIERQIGKL, from the coding sequence GTGAGATCGCTAAAGCTTCTGCTGACGGCCTTTTTGATATCAATTCCTGTTTTTGCGCTCGAAGTCGGGGAGCCGCTCCCCTCTCTCGAGCTTTCGGGAAAGGATGGCGGGAGGGTAGACGGTACTCCTTTCAAGAGTGATCTGTTGAGAGGCAAGGTGACAGTGATTTTTTATGTCGACCCCGACAAGAAGGATCTCAACGAACCGTTTGTAGAAAGGCTGAAAGCCAGAAAATTCGACCGAAGCCGCTACCGATCCGTCGCTGTCATAAATATGGAAGCTACATGGATGCCCAACTTCGCGATAGCGGCAGCACTGAAAAGCAAGCAGAAGAGGTATCCCGACACGATCTATGTCAAAGATATGGTAAAAAAGGGTGTAGAGGTATGGCAAATGGCCGATGGCGATGCCAATATCGCCGTTATAGACCCGAAAGGTACGGTTATTTATGCAAGAAGCGGAAAGATTCCCGAAGAGGAGTTTGAGACTATACTCTCCATTATAGAGAGGCAGATAGGGAAGCTTTGA
- a CDS encoding aspartate 1-decarboxylase gives MRIEMLYSKIHRATVTDANLNYVGSITIDEDLLDAAKMRVGQKVEILNINNGERFSTYIIKGERGKGDICLNGAAARKAHQGDKIIIVAYASYDEKELESYKPTVVLMNEDSNTIAAVHEEI, from the coding sequence ATGCGTATAGAGATGCTCTACTCAAAAATCCACCGTGCCACGGTGACGGATGCCAACCTGAACTATGTCGGTTCCATCACCATTGATGAAGATCTTCTCGATGCGGCAAAGATGCGTGTAGGGCAGAAAGTGGAGATTCTCAACATCAACAACGGTGAGCGTTTCAGTACATATATCATCAAAGGCGAAAGAGGCAAAGGCGATATATGCCTAAACGGTGCGGCGGCCAGAAAAGCTCACCAGGGGGACAAGATCATCATCGTCGCCTACGCCTCTTACGACGAAAAAGAGCTCGAGAGTTACAAACCGACCGTGGTGCTTATGAACGAAGATAGCAACACCATAGCCGCAGTCCACGAGGAGATATAG
- a CDS encoding ferredoxin, with protein sequence MGIPQPAFYIFKCEQSSPPGMPKPSCVTNENRDLFQHLAQRLMEKGIIGTVQPVRTGCLNRCSYGPVMLVEPGHVMYAGLTKEKIDRIIDEHIIGGKVVEEFVIEHEAWDDPITPEQMMKMTGAS encoded by the coding sequence ATGGGAATACCGCAACCAGCATTCTATATTTTCAAGTGTGAGCAGTCTTCGCCTCCGGGTATGCCGAAGCCGAGCTGTGTGACAAACGAGAACAGAGATCTTTTTCAGCATCTGGCACAGCGCCTTATGGAGAAGGGTATCATAGGCACGGTTCAGCCGGTACGTACCGGCTGTCTCAACCGCTGCAGCTACGGCCCCGTAATGCTGGTTGAGCCGGGTCATGTCATGTATGCCGGACTTACCAAAGAGAAGATAGACCGCATTATCGACGAGCATATCATTGGCGGGAAAGTGGTCGAAGAGTTCGTTATAGAGCATGAGGCGTGGGACGATCCTATAACGCCCGAACAGATGATGAAGATGACCGGAGCGAGCTAG
- a CDS encoding UDP-N-acetylmuramoylalanyl-D-glutamate--2,6-diaminopimelate ligase, with the protein MTVDFGGAVGTVTDDSREAGEGRLFLLTAQNARFEREALERGSKTICVEELYRSLKLDELDVVGVTGTNGKTTTAAAIYSILLDLDYKAALQGTRGLFINDERVEPKTLTTPPALATFAHMYEAKKRGCEFFVMEVSSHAIEQERIGGIEFSLKIHTNITSDHLDYHGSLEAYRAVKSSFFQDEGKKLINRDEEILKFNPKNAFGYGIENPATYKIMAYTLEGGVSGVLKHFETVLPLETSLHGFFNLYNITAAVAAVHILTDEDLADICDAAENFGGVAGRMEIVSEDPLVIVDFAHTEDGIRQVLDSLKEKEIRVVFGAGGERDATKRPAMGRAAASMAKKVYITSDNPRSEDPAKIIDEISEGVEDSRKMEKIVDRRAAIERALAELEPNEVLLILGKGDESWQEIGGKRVPFDDREVVREILSRR; encoded by the coding sequence TTGACTGTAGATTTCGGAGGTGCTGTAGGGACTGTTACCGATGACAGCCGCGAAGCGGGAGAGGGTAGACTCTTCCTGTTGACCGCACAGAACGCGCGATTCGAGAGAGAAGCTCTGGAGAGAGGCTCGAAAACCATATGTGTCGAAGAGCTCTACAGATCACTGAAACTGGATGAACTGGATGTCGTAGGCGTTACAGGGACGAACGGCAAAACGACCACTGCCGCGGCTATCTACTCCATACTTCTCGATCTTGACTACAAAGCGGCCCTACAGGGGACAAGAGGGCTCTTCATAAACGACGAGAGGGTGGAGCCGAAAACCCTGACGACCCCTCCCGCACTCGCTACATTCGCACATATGTACGAGGCGAAAAAGAGAGGCTGCGAATTTTTCGTGATGGAAGTTAGTTCGCACGCCATTGAGCAGGAGCGGATCGGCGGTATAGAGTTCTCTCTCAAGATACATACCAATATAACCAGTGACCATCTCGACTATCACGGATCGCTCGAGGCATACAGGGCCGTAAAGAGCAGCTTTTTTCAGGATGAGGGAAAGAAGCTGATAAACCGGGATGAGGAGATTTTGAAATTCAACCCGAAAAACGCTTTCGGATACGGTATAGAGAATCCGGCGACATACAAGATAATGGCCTATACGCTTGAGGGGGGAGTAAGCGGGGTGCTTAAGCACTTCGAGACCGTTCTGCCGCTTGAAACTTCACTTCACGGTTTTTTCAATCTCTATAACATAACTGCAGCCGTTGCGGCAGTACATATTCTTACCGATGAAGATCTGGCCGACATCTGTGATGCTGCGGAAAACTTCGGCGGAGTCGCGGGAAGAATGGAGATTGTGAGTGAAGATCCTCTGGTGATTGTGGATTTTGCCCACACCGAAGATGGAATCCGCCAGGTTCTGGACTCCCTGAAAGAGAAGGAGATTCGGGTGGTTTTCGGTGCCGGGGGAGAGAGGGATGCAACGAAACGCCCCGCTATGGGGCGCGCGGCCGCCTCTATGGCTAAGAAGGTCTACATTACGAGCGACAACCCGCGAAGCGAAGATCCGGCCAAAATCATCGACGAAATCTCCGAAGGGGTGGAGGATAGCCGAAAAATGGAGAAGATCGTGGACCGCAGAGCCGCGATAGAGCGGGCACTTGCGGAGTTGGAGCCGAACGAGGTGCTGCTGATACTCGGAAAGGGAGACGAGAGCTGGCAGGAGATAGGCGGCAAGAGAGTTCCGTTTGATGACCGTGAGGTGGTGAGGGAGATTCTCAGCCGTCGCTGA
- a CDS encoding transketolase produces the protein MDNQMMKKMADTIRFLAADMIQQANSGHPGAPMGLADIAVVLSRHLKHNPKNPKWLNRDRLVFSGGHATGLIYSLLYLWGYDLSMEDIKNFRQLGSRTPGHPEYGHTPGIEITTGPLGQGVANAVGFAMASRYCANMVNSETAKIIDHYVYCLCGDGDLMEGISYEACAIAGKQQLDNLIMIYDSNRITIEGDTSLAWDEDVKLRFEAQGWKVLETDGHNYEQIDETLELAKKADRPVLIIAHTIIAKGALEMAGDHNSHGAPLGEDLIRRAKEVAGFDPDKKFYVPDDVLVRFRCAVEEGELAEKEWNHLLKQAPYIEQNEALNRLLNPDFDSIEWPEFEPGSEVATRDSNGKILNAIAKAVPGFFGGSADLAPSNKTELKDMRDFPLGRNMHFGIREHAMAAICNAIAAYGPLLPFSATFFVFSDYMKPAVRIAALSGLRHFFVWTHDSIGVGEDGPTHQPIEHLSQFRALPDFYTFRPADASENVACWKVALRLNAPSAFVCSRQKLKVLKGEDKIAFGSAEKGGYLIKRRENAALTLVASGSEVMLALQSGCHLEERGVMANVVSVPCYELFLEQDEEYIKSVIDPNTRVLAIEAASGSEWYRFADDVLCMESFGASGKASDLFKHFGFTIDNVVARAESLLK, from the coding sequence ATGGATAACCAGATGATGAAAAAGATGGCCGACACAATACGTTTTCTGGCGGCCGATATGATTCAGCAGGCGAACAGCGGACACCCAGGTGCTCCGATGGGGCTTGCAGATATTGCGGTCGTGCTCAGCAGGCACCTGAAGCACAACCCTAAAAATCCGAAATGGCTGAACAGGGACAGGCTGGTCTTCAGCGGAGGCCACGCTACGGGTCTCATCTACTCTCTTCTGTATCTTTGGGGCTACGACCTCTCTATGGAGGATATAAAGAACTTCCGCCAGCTCGGCAGCAGGACACCGGGACACCCGGAGTATGGACATACGCCCGGAATAGAGATAACGACCGGGCCGCTGGGGCAGGGTGTGGCCAATGCGGTAGGGTTCGCGATGGCGAGCAGATACTGCGCGAACATGGTCAACTCCGAAACGGCGAAGATCATAGACCACTACGTCTACTGTCTCTGCGGAGACGGAGACCTGATGGAGGGGATCAGCTACGAAGCGTGCGCCATCGCCGGAAAGCAGCAGCTTGACAATCTCATCATGATCTACGACTCGAACAGGATCACGATCGAAGGGGATACATCCCTGGCGTGGGACGAGGATGTGAAGTTGAGGTTCGAAGCGCAGGGGTGGAAAGTTCTGGAGACCGACGGCCACAACTACGAGCAGATAGACGAGACCCTGGAGCTTGCGAAAAAGGCCGACAGGCCTGTGCTGATAATAGCCCATACGATTATCGCGAAAGGCGCATTGGAAATGGCGGGCGATCACAACAGCCACGGTGCGCCGCTCGGTGAAGATCTTATACGCAGGGCAAAAGAGGTCGCAGGGTTCGATCCCGACAAAAAGTTTTATGTGCCGGATGACGTGCTGGTCAGGTTCCGGTGTGCCGTCGAAGAGGGTGAGCTTGCGGAGAAGGAGTGGAACCATCTTCTGAAACAGGCTCCATACATAGAGCAGAACGAAGCTCTGAACAGACTTCTCAACCCCGATTTCGACTCCATCGAGTGGCCGGAGTTCGAGCCCGGCAGCGAAGTCGCCACCCGCGACAGCAACGGGAAGATTCTAAATGCGATCGCGAAAGCGGTCCCCGGATTTTTCGGAGGAAGCGCCGATCTTGCACCATCCAACAAGACAGAGCTGAAAGATATGCGCGACTTCCCTCTGGGCAGGAATATGCACTTCGGAATCCGTGAACATGCGATGGCGGCCATCTGCAACGCTATCGCGGCGTATGGGCCGCTTCTGCCTTTCAGTGCTACATTCTTCGTATTCAGCGACTATATGAAGCCGGCCGTGAGGATTGCCGCGCTCAGCGGTCTTCGACACTTCTTCGTCTGGACGCACGACAGTATCGGAGTGGGAGAAGATGGACCGACACATCAGCCCATAGAGCATCTGAGCCAGTTCAGAGCGCTTCCCGACTTCTATACTTTCCGCCCGGCTGACGCGAGTGAAAATGTCGCCTGCTGGAAGGTTGCGCTCAGGCTGAACGCCCCCTCGGCCTTCGTATGCAGCCGCCAGAAGCTGAAAGTTCTCAAAGGGGAAGATAAGATCGCCTTCGGAAGCGCGGAGAAGGGGGGCTACCTGATCAAAAGGCGGGAGAATGCGGCTTTGACACTCGTTGCGAGCGGGAGCGAAGTTATGCTAGCCCTACAGAGCGGCTGCCATCTCGAGGAGCGCGGAGTCATGGCAAACGTCGTCTCTGTTCCATGTTACGAGCTCTTCCTTGAACAGGATGAGGAGTATATAAAGAGTGTTATCGACCCGAATACCAGGGTTCTGGCCATAGAAGCCGCAAGCGGCAGCGAGTGGTACCGCTTCGCCGACGACGTTTTGTGTATGGAGAGTTTCGGCGCCAGCGGAAAAGCTTCAGATCTCTTCAAACACTTCGGTTTTACAATCGACAATGTAGTCGCCCGGGCGGAGTCGCTGCTTAAGTGA
- a CDS encoding arginine-tRNA-protein transferase has protein sequence MNIQENSEHSIDFCMLDYRCSYLPEMKTRMYYRYMRNASRALVSKLVERGWRRFGCYFFHPICAGCSACKSLRIDAQNFTLFRSQKRVMKKNRDTLIHIRTPGMTQEHLDLYNRFHKHKSETVGWNYTPINPQLYYENFVDGAHDFGKEVLYFRDDRLVGVDLIDITEDGISSIYFYYDPDYSPFSLGTYSLLMQIELAKRMDLRWIYLGYWVDGCRSFAYKMNYRPLEILDGFPPLEERAVWIPLQQA, from the coding sequence GGTGCAGCTATCTTCCGGAGATGAAGACGCGAATGTACTACCGCTATATGCGAAATGCGAGCAGAGCTCTTGTCTCGAAGCTGGTCGAACGCGGATGGAGACGCTTCGGATGCTACTTCTTCCACCCTATCTGCGCCGGATGCAGCGCCTGCAAAAGCCTGCGGATAGATGCGCAGAACTTCACCCTCTTTAGGTCACAGAAGCGTGTCATGAAAAAAAACCGGGATACGCTGATACATATAAGAACACCCGGCATGACGCAGGAGCACCTCGACCTCTACAACCGTTTCCACAAACATAAAAGCGAGACGGTCGGCTGGAACTACACCCCTATAAATCCGCAGCTCTATTACGAAAATTTCGTAGACGGAGCGCACGATTTCGGAAAAGAGGTGCTCTACTTCAGAGACGACAGGCTGGTCGGGGTAGACCTCATAGACATCACCGAAGACGGCATCTCTTCAATATACTTCTACTACGATCCCGACTACTCCCCGTTTTCGCTGGGAACCTACTCTCTCCTGATGCAGATAGAGCTTGCGAAGAGGATGGATCTGCGCTGGATCTATCTCGGCTACTGGGTCGACGGATGCCGCTCATTCGCATACAAGATGAACTACCGCCCCCTGGAGATCCTCGACGGCTTTCCCCCGCTGGAAGAGAGAGCGGTTTGGATACCGCTGCAGCAGGCATAA